A stretch of the Chitinophagaceae bacterium genome encodes the following:
- a CDS encoding T9SS type A sorting domain-containing protein — protein MKKLLLILLIIKIVSVPVQGQIIDPNWKYIRSTNTGLGGSYFRNLEFDQCGNLWTGGYDPFFSEGSVVRYNNSVFTDWSNFEGYIPNAQVYGIAFDNNNGVWVACNANTNFNEHGGVAYYNGATWTKWDHTNSPLATDYMNAIAIDHNNNVWATFSDFGGSQGGVAKYDGTTWTIYTPSNSGIPSTECTDIDVDAQNNIWIGSNLGLIKFDGLNWITFTTANSGISFNGISDVEVDESTNKIYAATTISVDIYDGSNWTHINTGNSPFPNINLTEIDARGDTVIIGSLGGESGAWIYDGANWISHVSPSHVKDVRIDNAGNFWVCGNGFVEKYDGISWVTYTSMNTGLTSMFNNDVFVDSKNRAWFASGGNGGINMFDCPEWQDYGPYNEGLWNIPFTYTGIGAGTTEDSYGDIWMSYYGLAGGVAQVTGGDVNNPAAWHIWDNNNSGVSLQFLKGIAADQSGNVWVGYDGFCSVAKYSHATNAWTTYNLFSLGQISCGSGSGINSIRVDNFNNVWICGRSGLAKYDQANWTFYSYLNTPLPQGDIADVAFDMLGNVWVATENGLFKFDGVTWTLFNTSNSGMIGDYVYTLLTDDNGLLWVSCGEAVFPPYPSGICSFDGTTWTQYTTDNSGLQEKLVKRMALDTLGNVWVMSEGKGAAIFNPNGVTGYECIDKSLQSCIATTVEHPVQAMNSLSVFPNPFIFSSTITFYVEKAGQTSVSIYDATGKKVKLVFTGHLSKGNQKMEIDSRGLSQGIYFCKVLTSSSSNRIKLVIQ, from the coding sequence ATGAAAAAATTGTTACTGATTTTATTGATTATAAAAATAGTTTCGGTGCCTGTGCAAGGTCAAATCATTGATCCAAACTGGAAATACATTCGTTCCACCAATACAGGTTTGGGTGGCTCTTATTTCCGGAATCTTGAGTTTGATCAATGCGGAAATTTATGGACAGGAGGTTATGATCCTTTTTTCAGTGAAGGAAGTGTGGTGCGTTATAATAATTCCGTTTTCACTGACTGGAGTAATTTCGAAGGTTATATACCCAATGCACAAGTATATGGAATTGCATTCGACAACAATAATGGTGTTTGGGTTGCCTGCAATGCAAATACAAATTTTAATGAGCATGGCGGAGTTGCATATTATAACGGAGCAACGTGGACAAAATGGGATCACACTAATTCACCATTGGCAACGGATTATATGAATGCAATTGCCATTGATCACAATAACAATGTATGGGCAACATTCTCAGATTTCGGTGGGTCGCAAGGAGGTGTAGCAAAATATGATGGAACAACGTGGACCATTTATACGCCATCAAATTCAGGTATTCCTTCAACGGAGTGCACAGACATTGATGTGGATGCGCAAAACAACATCTGGATTGGAAGTAATCTTGGGTTGATAAAATTTGACGGATTAAACTGGATAACGTTTACCACTGCAAATTCCGGAATCAGTTTTAACGGGATAAGTGATGTGGAAGTAGATGAGAGTACCAATAAAATTTATGCAGCCACTACTATTTCTGTTGATATTTATGATGGATCAAATTGGACGCATATCAACACCGGCAATAGTCCTTTTCCTAATATCAATTTAACTGAAATTGATGCAAGAGGCGACACGGTTATTATTGGGTCGCTTGGTGGAGAATCAGGTGCATGGATTTATGACGGCGCGAATTGGATATCACATGTTTCACCAAGTCATGTTAAAGATGTGCGCATTGATAATGCCGGCAATTTTTGGGTGTGTGGAAATGGATTTGTCGAAAAGTATGACGGCATCAGTTGGGTAACTTATACGAGCATGAATACTGGTCTTACATCCATGTTTAACAATGATGTTTTTGTTGATAGCAAGAACCGCGCATGGTTTGCAAGTGGTGGTAATGGTGGTATCAATATGTTTGATTGCCCTGAATGGCAGGACTATGGTCCGTACAATGAAGGACTTTGGAATATTCCATTCACCTACACTGGTATCGGAGCTGGAACTACAGAAGACAGCTATGGTGATATTTGGATGTCGTATTACGGACTTGCCGGTGGTGTTGCACAGGTGACAGGTGGCGATGTAAACAATCCTGCTGCATGGCATATTTGGGACAACAACAACAGCGGAGTTTCTCTTCAATTTTTGAAAGGCATAGCAGCAGATCAATCCGGAAATGTTTGGGTTGGTTATGATGGATTCTGTTCCGTTGCAAAGTACAGTCATGCGACAAATGCATGGACAACATATAATTTATTCAGCCTTGGTCAAATCAGTTGCGGCTCAGGTTCAGGAATAAATTCCATTCGCGTAGATAATTTTAATAACGTATGGATATGTGGCCGCTCCGGACTGGCAAAATATGACCAAGCCAATTGGACATTTTATTCTTATCTGAATACACCTTTGCCGCAAGGCGATATTGCCGACGTCGCATTTGATATGTTGGGTAATGTTTGGGTTGCAACTGAAAATGGATTGTTCAAATTTGATGGAGTTACTTGGACGCTGTTTAACACTTCTAACAGTGGAATGATTGGCGATTATGTGTATACATTATTGACGGATGACAACGGACTGCTTTGGGTCTCTTGCGGTGAAGCGGTATTTCCGCCATATCCATCGGGCATTTGTTCTTTTGATGGAACAACCTGGACTCAATACACTACAGATAATTCCGGTCTTCAGGAAAAACTGGTGAAACGAATGGCGCTTGATACGCTTGGTAATGTCTGGGTAATGTCTGAAGGTAAAGGCGCAGCGATATTCAACCCCAATGGTGTAACCGGTTATGAATGTATCGACAAAAGTTTACAGTCTTGTATTGCAACCACCGTTGAGCATCCGGTTCAGGCAATGAATTCATTATCGGTTTTTCCCAACCCATTTATATTTTCGTCAACAATAACTTTTTATGTAGAGAAAGCCGGTCAGACATCCGTCAGCATTTATGATGCAACCGGAAAAAAAGTAAAATTGGTTTTTACTGGTCATCTTTCAAAAGGAAATCAGAAAATGGAAATTGATTCCAGGGGTTTATCTCAAGGAATTTATTTCTGTAAGGTTTTAACTTCTTCTTCATCTAACAGGATCAAACTGGTGATTCAATAA
- a CDS encoding T9SS type A sorting domain-containing protein: MKTKLTAALFFITTIVVAQAPQKLWETFLDGNLTGKDVANSVVSDAVGNIFVTGTSYQTVSNGNFTTVKYDADGVQQWADYYNGTASGVTNRGKKIVLDKWQNVYALGTVALHAGDIAIVKYNQNGKSWSHNYEPYWFGSDADFGVDIAVDSSGYLYACGQVTSLSGNLWDMYTMKCDTAGVKIYEENFSSASGDDYPAGVAVTAGGNFFALTSSFDFFGSATYDIFTINYLSNWNHNWESKYSGEGNGVDYGTFIKVDDASNQYVCGTVDGGPDNDMVAMKQNQYGTTLWDVIYNGTANGNDTAVSVAWLSNDFVVVTGKCKEINNSVTVNAIVTMVIDNGTIVWTNKFYGTDGLGALPTQMVTDDAGNIYICGYESLSDGTKNGCIVSYDMNGNVLWNISYDGGINLDDKFNALTLDMNNDLIATGQTFTSTTSANMLTVKFGNIATGIGEPVSHSTLTAYPNPARDKLNINLVGLQGKIKLRIFDLTGKLVFSSSENAKAALQIDVEKFVNGMYLVNAADASGNIAFAKWVKE; this comes from the coding sequence ATGAAAACAAAATTAACAGCCGCACTTTTTTTTATTACAACTATTGTTGTTGCGCAGGCACCACAAAAACTCTGGGAAACATTTTTAGACGGGAATTTAACCGGAAAAGATGTTGCCAATTCTGTGGTTTCGGATGCTGTGGGAAATATTTTCGTAACAGGCACCAGTTATCAGACTGTCAGCAATGGAAACTTCACTACCGTGAAATATGATGCTGACGGCGTGCAGCAATGGGCTGATTATTACAATGGAACCGCTTCCGGTGTAACCAACCGTGGTAAAAAGATTGTATTAGACAAATGGCAAAATGTGTATGCATTGGGTACTGTCGCGCTTCATGCAGGCGATATTGCCATTGTTAAATACAATCAAAATGGCAAGTCATGGTCGCATAATTATGAGCCTTACTGGTTTGGTTCCGATGCTGATTTTGGAGTAGACATTGCCGTTGATTCTTCGGGCTACTTATATGCTTGTGGGCAGGTGACTTCACTTTCCGGGAATTTATGGGATATGTACACAATGAAATGTGATACCGCCGGCGTGAAAATTTATGAAGAGAATTTCAGTAGCGCCAGCGGAGATGATTATCCCGCAGGAGTTGCAGTAACAGCGGGTGGAAATTTTTTCGCACTTACCAGCTCCTTTGATTTTTTTGGCTCTGCCACGTATGATATTTTTACGATCAATTATCTCAGCAATTGGAATCACAACTGGGAATCGAAATACAGTGGCGAAGGAAATGGAGTTGATTATGGAACTTTCATAAAAGTGGATGATGCAAGCAATCAGTATGTGTGTGGTACTGTGGATGGCGGCCCTGACAATGACATGGTTGCTATGAAACAAAATCAATATGGTACCACCCTTTGGGATGTTATTTACAACGGAACTGCAAATGGAAACGATACGGCAGTTTCTGTAGCATGGTTGTCAAATGATTTTGTGGTGGTAACCGGAAAATGCAAGGAGATTAACAACAGTGTTACTGTCAATGCAATTGTTACGATGGTAATAGACAATGGCACTATAGTTTGGACGAATAAATTTTACGGGACGGATGGGTTAGGAGCACTGCCAACTCAAATGGTTACAGATGACGCGGGTAATATCTACATCTGTGGATATGAAAGTTTAAGTGACGGAACTAAAAACGGATGCATCGTTAGCTATGATATGAATGGAAACGTGCTTTGGAATATTTCGTATGACGGAGGAATAAATCTTGATGATAAATTCAACGCGCTTACCCTTGATATGAATAATGACCTTATTGCCACCGGTCAGACATTTACCAGCACGACAAGTGCGAATATGCTCACGGTTAAATTTGGAAACATTGCAACCGGAATAGGTGAACCAGTATCCCATTCAACACTCACCGCATATCCAAATCCTGCAAGAGATAAATTAAACATTAACCTCGTTGGTCTTCAAGGAAAAATTAAGCTCAGGATTTTCGATCTCACTGGCAAGCTCGTTTTTTCTTCCAGTGAAAATGCGAAAGCGGCGCTGCAAATTGATGTCGAAAAATTTGTAAACGGAATGTATTTGGTAAATGCTGCGGATGCATCCGGAAATATTGCTTTCGCCAAATGGGTGAAGGAATAG
- a CDS encoding tungsten formylmethanofuran dehydrogenase — translation MCYVKHMAKTYDENRQICKYVHSTSRGHEAIQLAVGLQLQPHDYLAVYYRDESILLGLGFEPYELMLQLIAKRDDPFSGGREYYSHPSYKGTDKATILHHSSATGMQAIPTTGLAQGVQYLEKKNMLDSPEPPVVICSMGDGSVTEGEVAEAWQFAVLKQLPIIYLVQDNDWSISASSDEMRTMDAYEYAAGFKGMKRVRVNGSEFHEAYECVREAIQFVREERKPILIHAKVPLLNHHTSGVRKEMYRGAENIELHTADDPFPKLRNYLLENGIVEEILDEIEKRAEEKIARDFQRAVDAPEPDPATVMEHEYAPTPVTEEKGNRAPFGGQKVVMVDAALHAVDEILRKHPEAIFFGQDVGKRLGGVFREAATLADKYGDDRVFNTAIQEAYIVGSTAGLSAAGVRPIVEIQFCDYQFPAINQLITEISKSCYLTMGKFPVSTVIRIPIGAYGGGGPYHSGSHESVVLAQRGIKIVYPSNAADLKGLLKAAYYDPNPVIVYEHKGLYWSKNPGTEEAKSIEPDEDYIIPLGKANVVQEASQEQMDNGNSLCVITYGMGVYWAKNASKQFPGSVEIVDLRTLNPCDNEMVYESVKRHGKCIVLTEEQSENTFGQALSGRISYNCFRYLDAPVKQIGAKPLPAVAMNMGVEKAMLPGVENVAAEIGILLES, via the coding sequence ATGTGTTATGTGAAGCATATGGCAAAGACATACGATGAAAATCGGCAGATCTGCAAATATGTGCATTCAACTTCACGCGGACATGAAGCCATTCAGTTAGCAGTGGGTCTTCAGCTACAACCACATGATTACCTCGCTGTTTACTACCGTGACGAAAGTATTTTGCTTGGACTTGGCTTCGAACCTTATGAATTAATGTTGCAATTGATCGCAAAACGCGATGATCCGTTCTCGGGAGGTCGTGAATATTATTCTCACCCCTCTTACAAAGGTACCGACAAAGCAACCATCCTGCATCATTCCAGTGCAACGGGGATGCAGGCCATTCCTACCACAGGGCTTGCGCAAGGTGTTCAATACCTTGAGAAAAAAAATATGCTCGATTCACCTGAACCACCGGTGGTGATTTGTTCGATGGGTGATGGAAGTGTTACGGAAGGTGAAGTAGCAGAAGCATGGCAGTTTGCCGTTTTAAAACAATTGCCGATCATTTACCTGGTGCAGGACAATGACTGGAGCATCTCCGCTTCTTCCGATGAAATGCGCACGATGGATGCCTATGAATATGCGGCAGGTTTCAAGGGCATGAAAAGAGTGAGAGTGAATGGAAGTGAATTTCATGAAGCATATGAATGTGTTCGCGAAGCGATTCAATTTGTAAGGGAAGAACGTAAGCCGATTCTTATTCACGCAAAAGTTCCATTGCTCAACCATCATACTTCGGGTGTGCGCAAAGAAATGTACCGTGGAGCAGAAAACATCGAGCTGCATACAGCAGATGATCCATTTCCCAAGCTCAGAAATTATTTATTGGAGAATGGAATTGTAGAAGAGATTCTGGATGAGATAGAAAAACGTGCAGAAGAAAAAATTGCGCGCGACTTTCAACGTGCAGTGGATGCACCGGAACCGGATCCTGCAACCGTGATGGAACATGAATATGCGCCAACACCTGTTACAGAAGAGAAAGGAAACCGTGCTCCTTTTGGTGGACAAAAAGTAGTGATGGTAGATGCAGCATTACATGCTGTTGATGAAATTCTCCGCAAACATCCCGAAGCCATATTTTTTGGTCAGGATGTTGGAAAAAGATTGGGTGGTGTTTTTCGTGAAGCCGCTACACTTGCAGATAAATATGGCGATGACCGTGTTTTCAATACGGCGATTCAGGAAGCTTACATCGTTGGATCTACGGCAGGTCTCAGCGCAGCAGGTGTTCGGCCGATTGTAGAAATTCAGTTTTGTGATTACCAGTTTCCTGCCATCAATCAACTGATCACAGAGATCTCCAAATCATGTTACCTCACGATGGGAAAATTTCCTGTGAGTACTGTTATCAGAATTCCTATTGGAGCTTACGGTGGCGGTGGCCCTTATCACAGCGGCTCTCATGAATCAGTCGTGCTGGCACAACGCGGAATCAAAATAGTATATCCATCTAATGCAGCAGATCTTAAAGGACTATTGAAAGCTGCCTACTATGATCCGAATCCTGTGATTGTATATGAACACAAAGGTTTGTACTGGAGTAAAAATCCGGGTACGGAAGAAGCAAAGTCTATAGAACCTGACGAAGATTATATAATTCCATTGGGCAAAGCGAATGTAGTGCAGGAAGCATCACAGGAACAAATGGACAATGGAAATTCACTTTGCGTGATCACGTATGGCATGGGAGTTTATTGGGCGAAAAATGCATCGAAGCAGTTTCCGGGATCAGTAGAAATTGTAGATCTGAGAACATTGAATCCCTGCGACAATGAAATGGTATACGAATCAGTGAAGCGTCATGGCAAATGCATTGTATTAACAGAGGAACAATCTGAAAATACATTTGGCCAGGCCTTATCAGGAAGAATTTCATATAACTGCTTCCGCTATCTGGATGCTCCTGTAAAACAAATCGGTGCTAAACCATTGCCTGCAGTAGCCATGAACATGGGCGTTGAAAAAGCAATGTTGCCGGGTGTAGAAAACGTAGCTGCTGAAATTGGAATTTTGCTTGAAAGCTAA
- a CDS encoding pseudouridine synthase, with protein sequence MQFLYYKIFKPFGMLSQFTKEGEHDTLASLFDFQKDVYPVGRLDHDTEGLLLLTNDKSINARLLSPERKHGRMYWVQVEGLPGDAALNQLRKGVTINLKGTLHQTQPAGVRGMSAPRIPERIPPVNHLKHPETSWLELTIAEGKNRQIRKMTAKVGHPTLRLIRYGIERINIDKMVPGDIVEMPKSEFYQGLHLKP encoded by the coding sequence ATGCAATTTCTCTACTACAAGATTTTTAAGCCGTTTGGAATGCTTTCCCAGTTTACGAAGGAAGGCGAACATGATACACTTGCTTCTTTGTTTGATTTTCAAAAAGATGTTTATCCTGTTGGAAGACTTGATCATGATACAGAAGGCCTGTTGTTGTTGACCAATGATAAATCAATTAACGCACGATTGCTGAGTCCGGAAAGAAAACATGGCCGGATGTATTGGGTGCAGGTGGAAGGACTTCCGGGGGATGCTGCGCTCAATCAATTACGGAAAGGAGTTACGATTAATCTGAAAGGCACCTTACATCAAACGCAGCCTGCCGGTGTAAGAGGCATGTCGGCACCTAGAATTCCGGAGCGAATTCCACCGGTAAATCACCTCAAGCATCCTGAAACATCATGGCTTGAACTTACCATTGCAGAAGGCAAAAACAGGCAGATAAGAAAGATGACTGCTAAAGTGGGGCATCCCACGTTGCGGCTGATCCGTTACGGAATTGAGCGTATCAATATTGATAAGATGGTTCCCGGAGATATTGTGGAAATGCCGAAGAGTGAATTTTATCAGGGGCTGCATCTGAAGCCTTAG
- a CDS encoding fumarylacetoacetate hydrolase family protein: MKIICIARNYAEHAKELKNEIPDAPVIFIKPDTAFKRKKLPFFLPDFSKDMHYETEIVLRICKNGKNISEKFADRYFDAVTAGIDFTARDLQTELKKKGWPWEIAKGFDGSACVGDFFPKSHFENLKDLNFCMYKNKELTQKGNTKDMIFPFEKIISYASRFFTLLKGDLIFTGTPVGVGAVTFNDHIECFVEDESVLEFDVK; encoded by the coding sequence ATGAAAATCATCTGCATCGCACGTAACTATGCTGAACATGCAAAGGAATTGAAAAATGAAATTCCCGATGCGCCGGTAATTTTTATAAAACCTGACACTGCTTTCAAGCGCAAGAAACTCCCTTTCTTTTTGCCTGATTTTTCAAAGGACATGCACTATGAAACCGAAATCGTGTTGCGCATTTGCAAAAACGGCAAAAACATTTCTGAAAAATTCGCGGACCGCTATTTTGATGCTGTAACAGCAGGCATCGATTTTACGGCACGTGACCTTCAAACTGAACTCAAGAAAAAAGGCTGGCCGTGGGAAATTGCAAAAGGGTTTGATGGTTCGGCTTGTGTGGGGGATTTTTTCCCGAAATCACATTTTGAGAATTTGAAGGATCTAAATTTTTGCATGTATAAAAATAAAGAGCTTACACAAAAAGGAAATACAAAAGACATGATTTTTCCTTTTGAAAAAATCATCAGTTACGCTTCCCGGTTTTTCACCTTGCTCAAAGGAGATTTAATTTTCACGGGTACTCCTGTTGGAGTTGGGGCAGTAACTTTCAATGATCACATTGAATGTTTTGTGGAAGATGAAAGTGTGCTGGAGTTTGATGTGAAGTGA
- a CDS encoding aminoacyl-tRNA hydrolase — protein MKFLIAGLGNIGDEYMETRHNIGFKIVEALAEEAGASFISERFAAHASYRFKGKSIHLIKPSTYMNLSGKAVKYWMDKLEIEKQQLIVIVDDLAIPFGELRIRSKGSDGGHNGLTSVQELLQSIEYPRMRFGIEGNFPKGKQVNYVLGKWTPEEQKLLPEKIRIATDAVKSFATIGLERTMNFYNKAGKQGDKSG, from the coding sequence GTGAAGTTTCTTATAGCAGGGCTCGGAAATATAGGTGATGAGTATATGGAAACACGTCATAACATAGGATTTAAGATTGTGGAAGCACTGGCCGAAGAAGCCGGTGCTTCTTTTATTTCAGAACGGTTTGCCGCCCATGCCTCTTACCGGTTTAAGGGAAAATCGATACACCTGATCAAACCTTCCACCTACATGAACCTTAGTGGAAAAGCTGTAAAGTACTGGATGGATAAACTGGAAATTGAAAAACAGCAGCTAATCGTAATTGTGGATGACCTGGCCATTCCCTTTGGTGAACTACGCATCCGTAGTAAAGGAAGTGACGGTGGACACAATGGATTGACATCCGTGCAGGAATTATTGCAAAGCATTGAATATCCAAGAATGCGTTTTGGTATTGAGGGAAATTTTCCAAAAGGAAAACAAGTCAACTACGTGCTTGGAAAATGGACACCGGAAGAACAAAAATTATTGCCCGAAAAAATCCGGATCGCAACAGATGCCGTAAAGAGTTTTGCAACGATTGGATTGGAGCGAACGATGAATTTCTATAATAAAGCTGGAAAGCAAGGAGATAAGAGTGGTTAA
- a CDS encoding 50S ribosomal protein L25 — MQSISIEGQIRKSVGKRETRELRKNAQIPCSLYGGQETLNFYAPATSFKNLVYTPEFLTAKILLDGKEHVAIMQDLQFDPVTDQLNHIDFLELKDDTKVTVDLPIRLEGVPAGVRAGGKINQRMKKLKVRLFPKDLISHITIKIDHIELGKSVKVSDLKAEGIEFLNPANFPILSVLIPRVVKEETPVAAAATPAAGATPAAGATPAAGAAPAADKGAAKKDDKKKK; from the coding sequence ATGCAATCCATTTCCATTGAAGGCCAAATCAGAAAGTCAGTAGGCAAAAGAGAAACCCGCGAATTGAGAAAGAATGCACAGATTCCCTGCAGTCTATATGGCGGACAAGAAACCCTTAATTTTTACGCGCCTGCTACTTCCTTCAAAAATTTAGTATATACTCCTGAATTTCTGACTGCAAAAATTTTGCTGGATGGCAAAGAGCATGTTGCCATTATGCAGGACCTGCAGTTTGATCCGGTAACCGATCAGCTCAACCACATTGATTTTCTCGAGCTAAAAGATGATACGAAAGTGACTGTTGATTTGCCCATCAGACTGGAAGGTGTTCCGGCTGGCGTTAGAGCGGGTGGCAAGATTAACCAACGCATGAAGAAACTCAAAGTGCGACTTTTTCCAAAGGATCTGATTTCACACATCACCATTAAAATTGACCATATTGAATTAGGTAAATCAGTGAAGGTTAGTGACCTCAAAGCAGAAGGAATCGAATTCCTTAATCCGGCCAACTTTCCGATACTTTCTGTATTGATTCCTCGTGTGGTGAAAGAAGAAACACCTGTTGCCGCTGCTGCTACACCTGCTGCCGGTGCTACGCCTGCTGCCGGTGCAACACCTGCCGCGGGTGCTGCTCCTGCTGCTGATAAAGGCGCTGCCAAGAAAGACGATAAGAAGAAGAAATAA
- a CDS encoding ribose-phosphate pyrophosphokinase, translated as MESQVRIFSGTNTKYLASAIAESYGVDLGKVEVRRFSDGEICPVILESIRGDYVFLIQSTIAPTDNLFELLLLIDSARRASAEYITAVIPYFGFARQDRKDKPRVPIAAKLIANLLTAAGANRIMTMDLHAPQIQGFFDIPVDHLESSTIFIPYIKSLDLHDVTFAAPDVGGVNRARSYAIHFNKEMVICDKYRKRPNEISAMTVIGDVTGRNVIICDDIIDTGNTLANAADLMLEKGAKSVRALITHPVLSGKAYENIEKSSLTEVVVCDTIPLKQTSPKIKVLSVAELFATSIRNMYEHKSITSLFLNN; from the coding sequence ATGGAATCCCAAGTACGAATTTTCTCCGGAACGAACACCAAATACCTGGCTTCCGCTATTGCCGAATCCTATGGCGTGGATCTTGGAAAGGTAGAAGTACGTCGCTTCAGCGATGGTGAAATCTGTCCGGTAATCCTTGAATCCATCCGCGGCGATTATGTTTTTCTGATACAATCAACCATCGCACCTACCGATAACCTTTTTGAACTGTTGCTATTGATTGATTCCGCCCGTAGAGCTTCTGCAGAATACATTACTGCCGTGATTCCTTACTTTGGATTTGCGCGCCAGGACAGAAAAGACAAACCGCGTGTTCCGATTGCAGCTAAATTGATCGCCAATCTCCTGACAGCCGCCGGTGCCAACCGTATCATGACGATGGATCTGCATGCACCGCAGATTCAGGGATTTTTTGATATTCCGGTAGATCACCTTGAAAGTTCTACCATCTTTATTCCTTATATCAAATCGCTCGATTTGCACGATGTCACCTTTGCAGCACCTGATGTTGGTGGTGTGAACAGGGCACGTTCTTACGCAATTCACTTTAATAAAGAAATGGTGATTTGCGATAAGTACCGAAAACGTCCAAATGAAATTTCTGCCATGACCGTTATCGGTGATGTAACCGGCCGGAATGTGATTATCTGCGACGACATCATTGATACTGGTAACACACTTGCCAATGCTGCTGATCTTATGTTGGAAAAAGGCGCAAAAAGTGTCCGCGCCCTAATCACGCATCCTGTTCTTTCCGGGAAAGCTTATGAGAATATTGAAAAATCATCGCTCACAGAAGTAGTAGTGTGTGATACCATTCCATTGAAACAAACATCCCCAAAAATAAAAGTGTTGAGTGTGGCCGAGCTGTTTGCAACATCCATCCGCAACATGTATGAGCATAAGTCCATTACCTCCTTGTTCCTTAACAATTAA